CCTTAACAATTTACAACTGCGCGCTCCatacaataaacaaaaacttcGGTTAAATTCCCTTCCAATCTGGGACTGACGCTAATGCGAGTGATGATCTCCTATAGGCTAGAATCGGGCTTGTTTTTTTCGCAACTTTGCTTGCTGACGTAATTGCAGAATGTTGTGCTGCTCGCCGCACGTTGACAGATCCGTGTAAATTGGTTTCATAAAAAACCACACGATAAATACGAAAAACCCGAACTCGGTTCGACTAGCTAGGGGAGTGGAAAATAAAAGTTATATCGTGTGAATCTTCAAGTTCAACACTCTCCCAAACACTTTTAGCCCGTAGGTATTTATATGGGATGGTTGCAAACTATTTATTTGTTGCCCCCCAAAAAGGTAAATATTCTAATGAAATATAGTAGCTAGCAAACAGACAGCTACATTAGCTTGGCTGAAACAGATGCTGCGGTGGTTTGTGGCTAAAAATAGCATCAACGAACGACTCTACGAGACGTGCGTGTGGTGCTTCTGGTGCAAACTGGGCAAGTCGAAGCTTTTTTCCGACTCCATGTTTCGGGGTACGATGGGGTAAAAAGCTAAACGGAGGTTCTTATACCAAGGCACTAACTTTTTTAGGACAAGGTGACATTTTACCCCTCCAAGCTCCACATCTTCTTCCTGTGGCAAATAAGTTCGTGAATAAACTTTGGACGGAGACAAAGAAGCCGACTCCGGGAGAGAGGAAACATTTCCTGGTTTATGGAAGAGTGTGAGCGCGTGCTTTTTGGGGAAGTTTGTTTGGGTTTGGGGCCGATTCCGATATCCTATGATGAGATGAGAGATGCTTTGTTTGGCAGTTGAAACGCACCAGAAATATCGTAGGTTGATTCCAGACAGAGAGCCACGTGCTACGCCACATGCTTCTCAGAACAGAAGTCCTGCTGCTGGTTGCGATGGCCAGtcagtgtttgttttgatgctGGCCAGCGGCAGCGATTTGCGAACTCATGGTTTGGTTTCTTCCGAAAGAACCTCCACTTTTCAAGTGGGGAAACTGTGTGTTTTTTGTATGTGGTAGCTACtgtaaatagcaaaaaaaaaacaaccatgcTGATGACTGGTTGTCTACCTGATACTTAAACTACCTCTGTTGGGAAGTTCTGCTTCTTCGTCGTACGTGATGTTAGTGATCAAAAAGTTTAATCGACCAGTTTTATTCGCATTGAAGAAGATACCACAGGGagcattttatttaacaatcgGTTGATGGACACAAACAAAGACTTGGATAAAAGATTATAAACCAACGTGCTAACTAGTCGTTACGTGTCGCTGGCCTTCGGTTTcaatcaaattcaacaaattattGTATTGAAAGCAGGTTGTTGAGATACCTATGAAAAAGCCAAAGTTCGACGCAAATGTAGGAAATTTAGAGGTCGAACCCCCAAAAGTTGATATAAGCACGAAAGTACTCCGACACTCAAGAAGTTGCATAAATGCTTCCTCGTTGCATAAATGtacgactcgtgctgaaaaaattactaaaatactaaaaataactatttcggTGGCTGATATAACTCACCGAAGCAACTATTGAggcatatttttcatttttttttcaacacacaGAGTGACAGGCTCTCCGAGATGAATAAGCTAGTAAGACTTACCGGAAAAGGGTGCCCGACTTGCCCCACCTAGAGGTGCAGATGTTGccccttttcaattgtttaaagTCAAAACCGGTGTTGAGGTGAAGTTTCGGAGGTTCTCTTGAGCAATCCGGGGATTAGTAACACTGCTAAaagctatatttttcaattaatacaTAGCAAGTTGAATTCATTTAACTTTTACTTACATTGGCTAACCTCTAAGTTGTTCTTTTCTTCCTCAACAATCTAGGAGGGAATCGTGTGAAACGATATGCTATCTGCGCAAACAGTGTAAATTCTTGAGTATAATAGCTAAAGAAAAtagtattcaaatatttttactcaCGATCGCAATCGTCCAAAGTAATCTAACGATTCCTAATATAATAATATATTTGGTAAGGGGATAAATCACACCAGTTTATTTACTCTCTGCTTATCCAAATCACGTTAAGTTGATTCTACTTCCGTCAATGTACTTGACGTTGGCTGTCACCTAACTGCTCTCACTATCCCTAACGTTCGTAACAATCTTATTGGAATTATTATGCTGCTGTAGGGGCGCGGTCAAAGTAGCGGTaacatccccccccccccctcgtaAGACAGATGATCTTCTGATGTCTTACCGACATCCAAAACCGCTAACTTAGCTACCGGCCTGGTAATGAGTCCTTTAGAAGTTTGCACCGTTGCTCGTCGTACTCGTCCATCAGCTCCTTTCATAACATCCAAAACACGTCCGCGGGTCCAGCCATTTCGGATAGATTCATCGATTATCACAACCAGAGTTCCTGGTTCCAGAGACTTTGTTTCTTCGAACCATTTAGTTCGCCTCGCGATGATGGGCAAATACTCCTTCACCCAGCGATGCCAGAAAATATCAACCAAGTGCCTGTTGTGATTCCAGTCGTCCCTAAGGGCCAGTCCAGATTCAACGAATTTCATACGCGGCTGACCGATGCCTGTAGAACTCAGAAGCAGGAAATGATTCGGCGTCAAAGCTTCCTGTGAGTCATTTTCCAATGAGATGAAAGTTAGGGGCCTAGAGTTGACAACTGCTTCAGCTTCGACGAGAACGGTGGAGAAGGTCTCTTCATTTGGAGTTCTAGATGTGGTCATCGCAAAGAACGCTGTTTTCACAGACCTAACAAGGCGCTCCCACGCACCTCCCATGTGCGGCGCGGAAGGCGGATTGAAGTACCACTTGGTTACGGTGTTCGTAAATGTCGTTGCCAATTCGGTGTTGATGGTTTTGCATTCTTCTACGAGATCGTTCTTGGCGCCAAGGAAATTCGTTCCGTTATCGGAATAGATCTCAACCGGTGATCCTCGACGTGCCACGAATCGTCGCATAGCCATCTTGCATGACGTGGTGGTCAGGGAATGGACTACCTCCAGGTGGACAGCTCGGATGGTTAAATAGGTGAATAACGCCACCCACCTCTTCACCGTACTACGTCCTACTCTCACTTGCATTGGCCCAAAATAATCAAGCCCCACGAAAGAAAATGGCCTATAGAAAGCTCTCAGGCGAGCGGCAGGTAGGGGGCTCATGCGAGGCACCTTTGGGAATGCTTTATAAACTCGGCAATGCGTACATTGCTTTTCGACGATTCGAACCAAGGTTTTAATTCGGGATACGTGAAATCTCTGCCTTATCTCGTTCACGACGGTGTTTGTATTGCAATGCAGGTATTTTTTATGGTACCACAAAACAATCAATTTGGTAGTGTAGTGCTCCCTAGGAAGAATGATCGGATTTCTGGTATCGTACGACACAAAAGCAGCAGCACTTATTCTCGATTCCACGCGTAGCATTCCATCTTCATCAATAAAAGGAGAAAGTTTCGATAAAGGACTCGTACGCTTCAGCCTTCGTTGCTCGGTCGGTAAATCAATTTGCTGGAGTTTTCTAATTTCCTCAGCATATGCCTCACGTTGCATGGTtcggaaaattaatttttcggcGGACTCCAGTTCGGCTTGCTCCAGGTTTCCATTTCGGCAAGCGAGTTTTTTCCAGGTGTTAAGGCGGTTATGCGAATAACGATACACGTATCCAATCGTACGAATCAAACGATTCCACTGGGAAAAATTCTCCCATTTTATCAGCAATGGAGCTCGGTCAATGGCGCGAtgtatattcaaaacattgcaTTTCACTAGTCTTTATTCCTCTCCCGTTTCGAAGCATTCATTTTGATGGATTGGTCAACGATCCTCTGGCTCGTACAAGAAAGAAGGTCCTTTGAACCATCGACCCTCGGATGATAGATCGGGCCCATTAGACCACTTGGTGGCCTCATCGGCGACATTAAGTTTGCTCGGAACCCATTTCCACTCGAAAACGTCGGTAGTTTCAAGTATCTCTCCAATTCGACAGGAAACAAATTGGTTGTATTTTCGTGAATCGGAGTTGATCCACGCCAGTACTGTACGCGAGTCCGTCCATATGACCCTTCGTGAAATTTTGAAGGAATGCGTTTCAAGTAAGTTTTTTGATTGGCGACTTCCAATTATTGCCGCCTGTAGCTCGAGACGAGGAATTGATAAAGTCTTAAGTGGAGCGACTTTAGATTTTGCGGAtattaaaacacattttattaCCCCATCAACTTCAGCTCTTAAATATGATGCACAAGCGTACGCCAACTCACTGGCATCCACGAAAACGTGTAATTGATCCAAGTTCATCTATCGCACTTTTACCAAAATATGATCTTGGGATTCTAACATCTTTCAGCTTTGGGAAGAAGGAAATCCATTGAGCCCATCGGATTTGTAAATTCTCAGAAATAGGCTCATCCCAAGATTTCTGATTCCGCCAAATATCCTGGACAAGGATCTTACCGTGGATGATAAAATGAGCAAGTAAACCCAAAGGATCGTACAAGCTCATAACGATGCTTAACACTTCTCGCTTCGTCGGCCTTTCCGGAATGCGTTTAAATTCTGAAGAGTAAGTGAATGCATCTTCTTCTCGCAACCAAAACATTCCCAGAACTCGTTTAGCTTCGCTAGAAGAAGCGTTTTGGTCGACCACATCAAAAGATTTGACAGCCGATGGATCCGTTTCTCCGACGGCCTGCAGCACAACATCGGAATTCGACGACCAAGAGTGGAACTCAAACCCGGCTTGCGAATGGATGAATTTTACTTCTAACGATCTTTTAATTGCTTCGGCTTCGTCATCAAAACTTTGAAGGAAATCGTCCATATAGTGGTGATGTAAAATGGAATCGACTGCCTCGGGAAATTCTGTAGCAAACTCACTCGCGTTGATGTTTTTAACGTGTTGCACAGAGCACGGCGAACTAGTTGACCCAAAGGTGGCTACAGTCATGAAGAAGGTTTTTGGTTGTTCGGACGGTTCATTACGCCAAAGGATCCTTTGCGCCTGTACATCAGCTTCGCGGATCAACACCCGGTGAAACATTTCACGTATATCGGCAGAAACAGCCACTTTCCGTTCCCGGAATCCGGTCAAAACCTTTGGTAACGACATCAATTGATCGGGGCCTTTGATCAGCATAGAATTCAAGCACACTCCGTCAACTTTGGCCGCCGCATCGCAGAAAatccgaattttgccaggtttcttGGGATTGATGACGACTCCCAAGGGCAGGTACCAGATCCGACGGGGATCGGTATTCTGTAGTTCCATTTCCGTAGCTTCTCTCAAATATCCTTTCTCCAAATATTCCGAAATCTGACGTCTAACGCTGCTTCCAACCATAGCATCCGCTGACATGCGTTTCTCCAGACAAATTAAGCGTTTGAATGCCATGGCATAACTATCGGGAAATTCGAATACGTCGTACCGCCACAGTAGACCCGTCTCGAATCTGCGACCAACTCGCTTCGTTGTAGCTTCGAGGATTTCGCGGGCTCGTTGATTTTCGGTAGATTCTGGCCCATCTCGAATAGAAACGCCTAAATTTTCTACAGCAAACAATTGTTTGATTATATCATGCAATTCTTCCAGTTTCGAAGAGCATTCGCAGATGTGCATGCTGAACGCGGAGCCCATAATCGTTTTCTCAGGAATCGGACCGTGGATTGACCATCCGAGTCGCGTTTTTGTAGCAATAGGATCATTTGTTCTACCTTCTCTTCTACGGAGCGCTACAGCCAAGTGCGCGTTGTCGTTTCCTATTAGGATACGCGGAGTTACATCATCATAATCGCTTACCGGAAGTCCTGAAAGGTGAGGGTATCTGGCAGCTAACCGTTGGTAGTGTAGAGATTGAGATGGAAGTGAGAGATTCTGTACTGTCCGAACATTGGAAAGGGAATACTTTTGCGATCGTCCTTCTCCGGCTATTTCGAAATTTACCCACTTGGAACCAACCTCGTCCCGAGTAACATCCGCCGTCCAAGTCAAGCATAACACTCCGCTTTCACCTTCTAATCCCAACTGATTTGCAACTTTTTCTTCTAACAGAGTCAGAGAGGACCCATCGTCGTAGAATGCATAGACTTTCACCGAACGACCTCTGCTGGATAATGTCACAGGAAGAATGCGGAATAGCGAAGATTGGCTTCCGTGGCGATGATTGTTCACCATGCCGGATGAACTTCCCGATGATTGGTTAGCTTTCGATCCGTGCAGTAGTGGATGATGTTTATAGTCGCACCCAACTACTCCGCAAGCTTTTTTAAGCTTGCACGGTCTCCGACCGTGTTGGAACAAACAGGTTCGGCAAAGCGAAATACAGTGTACGACGGTCCAACGCTCCTCTaagttctttttcaaaaattctgaacAGTCTTGAACCCTGTGTTCGGACTTGAAGCAAATCTTGCACCATTTTGTACTGTCAGAGCTCGACTCGTTCCGGCGCCACTCATTAGAGGGATAATTTACTTCGTCAGTAGTGTGCGTATGTAAAAAACCTCTATCTTTTTGcttatcgaattttgaattacGGTTATCCGGTTTTTCTCCAACGTTTATTGTGACTGCCGTTGCTGCCTTGaccaaaactgacataaacgtCGCGAAAACTCGCAAATCatcttccaaaaattgttcCTTATACAATGCCCAATCAAGCTTTATTTGGTCCGGCAATTTATCCACAAGCTTGTGGATTAAAGTCGGGTTGTTCATATGTGCAAAGTGCTGCCCAGCCGCAAGATGATCCACTAAATTTGGCACGGTCATTCCGAAAGTAATTAACGTATCAAGTCTCCCTGGTTTCGGCCCCGGAGTATTTTTCACTTTGTTTATCAACGCGAAGATCAAGATTTCGGGTCGGCCATAAAGAATTTCCAAGGTCTCCATGACCAATGGAACAGAATTCGGGAGTAACAATTTACTTCTAACGGCCTCTAGAGCGGGACCTCGTAGACAACGTTGCAACCGAGTTAAGTTGTCAGCATCTGAATATCCGCAGGCTTGCGTCGTGTTATAGAACATCCTCGAAAACAGCGGCCAATCTTCGGGGTCCCCGGAAAACATCGGTAAATCTTTGGCCATAAGCTGACGTGCGGCTATCTGACTGTGGCTAGGAGTGGAGTAATTCTCATACGGATTCAACGACGGGTTGGGCAGAGTCGCACCTGGCGCAAGCATCGCGGAAACCGGGAAACTGTCAGCGAACGTATGCTGAGTTTGCAAATTATTAGCAGTACTCATTGTTGCGGGATGGGGTACTGATGGAATGTACACGGGGAGTGTCGCGGGGGCCACGATAGGTTGTGTCATTTGGGGCAAACCGATCGGCCCAGTTAGTGAATGCGACGGCCCTCGACCCGTGGTAGTAATCGGATTTGTTTTAGGAATAGCGCCAGTCGACATCAATGAAACTCTAAGAGAGTTACTCGCATGAGTGTTTAGTACACCCATTGATGGACACATCTGGCGGTTTGTAGTGTAAGGAAGATTCGTACCTGGTAGTTGTTGAGCACACTCAAAAGTTACCAAGGTGTTCGACTGCTTCGAGACGGCAGGTTCAGCATTATTTGAAGCACCAACTGGTAAATCGTCACATTCGTTAGTGGTcgtcaccggggtaactttttCCTGGGCTTGCGGGACCATAGTTGAGTTCACAGCGCTGCCCAGAAGTCGATTCACCTTCCACTGGATGATCTGGCTAGAATTACTTTGATTTGATTTTCGGCTCTGTCTTTCTTCGTCGTCATCTGCTTCTTCTTCAAGAACACGGTATTTTTCTTGGATGAATTTCTTCTCTAAGTCAAGCTTTCGCTGTTCGAGATCAAGTTGCTTTTCCTGGAGAGCTTTCATCTCCTCAAGTTTTTGAAGCCGtagtttcatcaattttccgCCTGATTTGGCAGAATTTTTTGCGCTGCTAATTGATTTCGGTGAAGGCActattgtgttttgtttttcgtggGGTGTCGCCGCGCATCGGGGACAAATAAAGTCTTTCTCAGCGATACTATCTCCTACGCCCACGCACTCGAAGTGCCACCACGAGTCGCATTTGTCGCACGCAACCATACGGTTGTTATCCGGAAGATTGCAGCCGGCTCCGCAGCTGTGACCGGGTTCAGTTTGAACATTTGTTGACATCGCAATGTAGCccaattttttagatttgttgAGGTGAAGTTTCGGAGGTTCTCTTGAGCAATCCGGGGATTAGTAACACTGCTAAaagctatatttttcaattaatacaTAGCAAGTTGAATTCATTTAACTTTTACTTACATTGGCTAACCTCTAAGTTGTTCTTTTCTTCCTCAACAATCTAGGAGGGAATCGTGTGAAACGATATGCTATCTGCGCAAACAGTGTAAATTCTTGAGTATAATAGCTGAAGAAAAtagtattcaaatatttttactcaCGATCGCAATCGTCCAAAGTAATCTAACGATTCCTAATATAATAATATATTTGGTAAGGGGATAAATCACACCAGTTTATTTACTCTCTGCTTATCCAAATCACGTTAAGTTGATTCTACTTCCGTCAATGTACTTGACGTTGGCTGTCACCTAACTGCTCTCACTATCCCTAACGTTCGTAACAATCTTATTGGAATTATTATGCTGCTGTAGGGGCGCGGTCAAAGTAGCGGTAACAACCGGGTTTTAAAAGTCAATATAAGGGAAAACTTGaagaaaaatgtatacattatgtTGCAGTAtgcagatttaaaattaaaatgataaatcgGACATGAAAGTTTATTTGCTTGGTttgagaattaatttttttgtctcttGAGAACCAATttggattttattaaaaaaggcTACACATTCCATCCCGGGTGCTTGgcctttgctttttttttttcaaagtatgaTACTATCTGCTATTTGTGCAGAAATTAGTCAGAAATTAGAAAGCAGTCTCTTTACATAAATAATATCGTTTAAAAGTTATATTAGGCAGAAGACCTTATTATTTAGGATAAGGAGACCTTCTAATAAGGTTAACAGTTTTCACATTTCAGCGAATGTTTTCTAGTAATGCGGTGTGTAAGATGAAAAATgtacagaataaaaataaataaaataaatatgtgGCATCACTGAAATAGAAGCAGtgtaaactaaaatataaatcagTTATTGGTCTTATCTTGTCAGTGAAGGACGTGTTAAATCGAGATTCtgaattatgatttagattaaTCGTCAGTTCACACCAATGGCATAGGAGAAGAGGGGGCATAACGCCCACGTTAAGAGgaaagccttgttttagagtaaatttgaaaagattaactttaattttagattgtgtttggaagtttggtttatttctTATCTAAATCTTATAAttagaataactggaaggtcaaaaaaggccccaaatttaatgaagtttgaagagtaggttgaaaattggatttcagattcagtaggggtATGATGCGCATATctgtgtacccaatcgcgccaTTAAACGTTTATTAAGTGTATATTGATTAAAGTGCTCCCAAAAGTGTATGACAGTTTTGAACATTTGCATTTTACTTCAcagattgaaaaatgtattgctacgcgcattgttgccagatatactgacattcttgtgaaaagttaaatttatctttgtgaaattcaggaatttcaaatatttccgtttgtattaaagttatgttttccaatttaatttacaaatttctttcaaagggatgtttttaaaattatacataaattttttttgtagagaaatgaatccaacttagatgaaatttcagggactagataagagaaaatcgatgttgaaaaacatgcgaaaaaaaaaattcgccttgtctcccggtgagacttgaacccacatcttgcgcctctccggggctcatgtattaacattctactacaggagaccaacctggcgtatgaatattatactggttgagtgtcgatgtctatcggaatgaagggaatagttctcccatgtgatcataatcatttttcttggtctattcctattcccatcatttcatcttatggtaattggaatcaagtttggacatttaaaaaaaaaaaaaaaattatacataaaTTTAAGCCAATATGAAACATGCATAAAGATAAGCGGACATGGCGCGCTTTGCCCCGCCTCgacatttttattgtaatttgcttaattaatataaataattattaaacaaggaaatattttgttatttgatGAATGTAAAGACCCATGTTTATCattagggcatccgcagcaatcgcgagcaaagtgaaaatgctcacgagtttaatcacttccataccgcaccgggggttagtatgaaggtgagcaaaatagggccgatgccgtcgggaccgacaaaatcaccaaatttgctcactagaaaggggcgagagcaaacatgcactgaaaaaattctaccgttttgagcagaattaaacaaacgatgtCGCAGCGTGTAgatgtttgttgatatttattttaagaaaaaaattgtatcagattaaaattgtagatggatttttttgtaataaccaGTTATATTcgcaatttcgttacattttttcgggtttttccaggaattgaacgagaaagtgtaattgctggttctgatggtgagttatttattttgtattttatactgtttttaacttttttctacacgcagcgaaaagtagtaccattgagataaaaaaaatgcatctttgattcaaaaacctcatgtacattgaaacaaaatccatttttcttaattcaagtaaattttatattgtaccgaatttttatttcattgaacCAATGTTCcaagtttttgaatcaaaacatttaaattaaattcaaggaatttttgttttgactctgaatcaatgtaaaaattcattgatttagatgaattttcttttgaatcaaagtattttttcgtcaaacagTCGACACATATCTTTTTTAGCTACTGTTGGTGAACGGGTCGGCGAGAAGTTTTTCCGACAACCAGTCAGACCATTCATTTTCTGGGAAATCTTCCTGCCGCGCAACAGTCAGACAGCACCGGAATCACAAGATCCGGCGCAGGAAAGTCTCGACGGCTAGAGGCCAAACgatagtgacaaaaatgacaaaaatgacaaaaatgacaaagatgacaaaaatgacaaaaatgacaaaaattacaaaaattacaaaaatgaaaaaattgataaaaatgacaaaaatgacaaaagtgacaaaaatgaccaaaatgacaaaaatgacaaaaatgacaaaaatgacaaaaatgacaaaaatgacaaaaatgacaaaaatgacaaaaatgacaaaaatgacaaaaatgacaaaaatgacaaaaatgacaaaaatgacaaaaatgacaaaaatgacaaaaatgacaaaaatgacgaaaattacaaaaatgacaaaaatgacgaaaattacaaaaatgacaaaaatgaaaaaaaataaaaaaaatgaaaaaaaaatggcaaaaatgacaaaaatgacaaaaatgacaaaaatgacaaaaatgacaaaaatgacaaaaatgacaaaactgacaaaaattacaaaaattacaaaaattacaaaaatgacaaaaatttaaaaaatgacaaaaattacaaaaattacaaaaatagcaaaagaagctaaaatgacaaaaatgatgagaaTAATATTTATTGTAAATTGTTTAATTCAAGAATCAGGTATGTTATTCTAAGAGTCTTTCAAATAATCACTTCAAATTCTATCACAAGGGAGTTTGTCTTTTCTAGAAGCAAACTTTAATTAGAAACCGTGGGAAAAAGCATCGCTATCGAGTTTTAGCTAACAATCCTTAAGGAAGGTAACACGAAAGAGGCTAATGTTAAATCACTGCATCTTTAATGCCGTTACATATGGCTTAAACGAATTTCCCGCCTTTTAACATATTTTCCATCCACccgagctttttctgaacttacTCAGCTCGTAAAAACTCATCTCTCGTCTTTTGGTTTCGATTTCTTCCATTTTCTTCCTTGTGCTACGTGCTCAACACCCATACACAAAGCTGCCACAAAACACGGAGACATTTGGCCATCGCCACCGTTAGAGG
This sequence is a window from Uranotaenia lowii strain MFRU-FL chromosome 3, ASM2978415v1, whole genome shotgun sequence. Protein-coding genes within it:
- the LOC129753247 gene encoding uncharacterized protein LOC129753247, which translates into the protein MAMRRFVARRGSPVEIYSDNGTNFLGAKNDLVEECKTINTELATTFTNTVTKWYFNPPSAPHMGGAWERLVRSVKTAFFAMTTSRTPNEETFSTVLVEAEAVVNSRPLTFISLENDSQEALTPNHFLLLSSTGIGQPRMKFVESGLALRDDWNHNRHLVDIFWHRWVKEYLPIIARRTKWFEETKSLEPGTLVVIIDESIRNGWTRGRVLDVMKGADGRVRRATVQTSKGLITRPVAKLAVLDVAPEKVPLGAGGSCLHRPASLVLGVALKRRRVSGNEPPVKVSSETETEPEIGEADQQPADRCSAQIQEPLLQEPSSPSSSPLPSSSPSMAAIDSAACSYNEENRQRSLAVSNVKLQA